The nucleotide window ACATTTTTCGCACCCGTCAATGGTTATCGTGGGATAATCGCGGGCGAAGTTGCGTTCTTCCTCGCCGCCGGCCATAAACAGCGGCAGGCATATAGTTACGAAATTATAGCCCGGCCTGATGGAGCGCAGCACTTTCTGGGTGGCCAGGCGGGAAATGGTCCCCCCGGGGCAGGCCTCGCCGCTGCAGGAAATCAGGCCCACCGATAATCTTCCTTCTTCGCTCATGCTTTCTCCTCCCCCACAGGCGTTTATTTCTCCTCGCTGGCGTCATACCAGCGGTCGACTTTACCGGCCAGGTCGGCAGCCAGCTCGTCGGCAATCTGCCACCCTGCCGCCGTCAAGTGAG belongs to Moorella humiferrea and includes:
- a CDS encoding putative zinc-binding protein; this encodes MSEEGRLSVGLISCSGEACPGGTISRLATQKVLRSIRPGYNFVTICLPLFMAGGEEERNFARDYPTITIDGCEKCCALKATEALSGPVSGKVVVTDLIAKEDIGEGTLSIRELTGEQKAMVDHVAAAILEQVTKIKQEG